The Oscillatoria sp. FACHB-1407 genome includes a window with the following:
- a CDS encoding TetR/AcrR family transcriptional regulator produces the protein MSEHSSTASGMRRKPRQARSQERVNRILDVAEELFASQGYAATTTNAIATHAQVPIGSLYQFFPDKTAILQALALRYAEKLHQELATIDEGELAKLSLSDYVNTLIDTTDRFFTENPSYYAIFMEAQGTIRELEEIDEATDAKLIQDLASSLANRDARLKPADYEAIAFVLVKTIGTLLWLSLSQEKTFRQRLVKETKRIALNYLKSYFS, from the coding sequence ATGTCTGAACACTCTTCAACCGCAAGCGGAATGCGCCGCAAACCCAGGCAAGCCCGCAGTCAGGAGCGGGTCAATCGCATTCTGGATGTGGCAGAAGAACTGTTTGCGAGTCAGGGCTACGCCGCAACCACAACCAATGCGATCGCAACTCATGCCCAGGTTCCGATCGGGTCGCTCTACCAGTTCTTCCCAGACAAAACCGCAATTCTGCAAGCTCTGGCACTCCGCTATGCCGAAAAGCTGCATCAAGAGTTAGCGACCATTGATGAGGGTGAACTCGCCAAACTCTCTTTGTCAGATTACGTGAACACGCTGATTGATACCACCGATCGCTTCTTCACTGAAAACCCCAGCTACTACGCCATTTTTATGGAGGCTCAGGGAACAATCCGCGAATTGGAAGAAATCGACGAGGCAACTGATGCCAAGTTGATTCAGGATTTAGCAAGTTCCTTGGCTAATCGCGATGCAAGATTGAAACCTGCGGATTATGAGGCGATCGCCTTTGTGCTGGTCAAAACGATTGGTACATTACTGTGGCTCTCCCTCAGCCAGGAAAAAACGTTTCGGCAACGGTTGGTAAAAGAGACAAAACGGATTGCTTTAAACTACCTGAAAAGCTACTTTTCCTAA
- a CDS encoding Coq4 family protein, with protein MQLIHSTNSNISVTTDPKQNQNPILKGLKSFLAKVLIVKSFTSMLFGDNSLKTVGELADGLLETPAYALMAHHLNQDPDCAVLIRDRYIPPVHDLDRLLTYPSDSLGYIYAAYLKKTGFDPNLHAGMTTESDAKYVELRLSQTHDLWHIITGFDTSEIGEIGLQAFHLPQFPYPLGTMLIANSLISATLMAPETLPQLLGAIAQGLQMGKTAKPLFAQKWEEGWEKPLAQWQAELNIQPIQN; from the coding sequence ATGCAACTGATCCATTCGACTAATTCCAATATTTCTGTAACTACTGACCCAAAACAGAATCAAAATCCAATACTCAAGGGCTTGAAGTCATTTCTGGCAAAGGTGCTGATTGTTAAGTCATTCACGTCCATGCTATTTGGAGATAACAGCTTGAAAACGGTCGGTGAATTAGCCGATGGGTTGTTGGAAACTCCCGCTTATGCGCTCATGGCTCACCACTTAAACCAAGATCCAGATTGTGCTGTCCTAATTCGCGATCGCTACATTCCGCCTGTCCACGATCTGGATAGGCTCCTCACCTATCCCTCTGATTCTCTGGGGTACATCTACGCCGCTTACCTGAAGAAAACAGGGTTTGATCCCAACCTCCACGCCGGAATGACTACCGAATCGGATGCTAAATACGTTGAGTTACGGCTGAGCCAGACTCACGATCTCTGGCATATCATCACCGGATTTGACACCTCTGAAATCGGCGAGATTGGTTTACAGGCATTCCATTTGCCGCAGTTTCCCTATCCCCTGGGAACTATGTTGATTGCGAATAGTTTGATATCTGCCACACTCATGGCACCCGAAACATTACCTCAATTGCTAGGGGCGATCGCTCAGGGATTGCAAATGGGTAAAACTGCCAAACCACTCTTTGCTCAGAAGTGGGAAGAGGGTTGGGAAAAACCCCTGGCTCAATGGCAGGCAGAGTTAAACATTCAGCCAATTCAGAATTAG
- a CDS encoding DUF3140 domain-containing protein: MAQHTQTENETTLREFREAVNMSVKELESWLKTEDSKSVGIKEHESDESTGHQSGRYIVELLHKKSSSYSQDDYNQMRRVVSYVHRHLAQKPSGDIEHTRWRYSLKNWGHDPLKD; the protein is encoded by the coding sequence ATGGCACAGCATACCCAAACTGAAAACGAGACAACACTGCGTGAGTTCCGAGAAGCAGTTAACATGTCTGTAAAGGAACTAGAGAGTTGGTTAAAAACAGAAGACTCTAAATCAGTCGGTATAAAAGAACATGAAAGTGATGAATCGACTGGACATCAATCTGGTCGTTATATCGTGGAATTGTTGCACAAGAAAAGTTCAAGTTATAGCCAGGATGACTACAACCAGATGCGCCGTGTCGTGAGTTATGTTCACCGTCATCTAGCACAAAAACCCTCTGGTGATATTGAACATACTCGTTGGCGGTATTCCCTCAAAAACTGGGGTCATGATCCACTTAAAGATTAG